From a region of the Halobacteriovorax sp. HLS genome:
- a CDS encoding D-Ala-D-Ala carboxypeptidase family metallohydrolase, giving the protein MKYVSYIVLALLVSCSIFVKNSPLNWEEIALLNGHSYNEDSFSERATHRNPSQVPEGETAEDKCEDQTQEELDNLDEFIVNFNGKVMDPEGYDFNLEGFQNYLNDSGLTKFFSAKEMITPNRKDVASSCGHKSLLPSKCRWKSAVAQGLLGVELRNHINKGRSASRGIKIRNWWRPSCYNKKVGGAKSSDHIQARGFDLDFATPKDRAVAQDYLCQMYKDKSPMSLQVGIGCQTLHIGIGSPKRLSRYPEDGARFWKYGSLNSCSIKRVSTDNCWKQAETGKLHIFTEYGKGIL; this is encoded by the coding sequence ATGAAATACGTCTCTTATATTGTTTTGGCACTGCTGGTTAGCTGCTCAATATTTGTTAAAAATTCTCCTCTTAATTGGGAAGAGATCGCTTTATTAAACGGTCATTCATATAATGAAGACAGCTTTAGTGAAAGAGCTACTCATCGAAATCCATCTCAAGTTCCAGAGGGAGAAACTGCTGAGGACAAGTGCGAAGATCAAACCCAAGAGGAACTAGATAATCTTGATGAATTTATTGTTAATTTTAACGGTAAGGTAATGGACCCAGAAGGTTATGACTTTAATCTTGAAGGGTTTCAGAATTATTTAAACGATAGCGGTCTCACTAAATTCTTTAGTGCAAAAGAGATGATCACACCAAACCGTAAAGACGTTGCTAGCTCTTGTGGACATAAGTCTTTACTTCCTAGTAAGTGTCGATGGAAGTCGGCAGTTGCTCAAGGGCTACTTGGAGTTGAGCTTAGAAATCATATTAACAAAGGTCGTTCAGCTTCAAGAGGAATCAAAATCAGAAACTGGTGGCGTCCGTCATGTTACAATAAGAAAGTAGGTGGGGCCAAGAGTAGTGATCATATTCAAGCAAGAGGGTTTGATCTCGACTTTGCTACACCTAAGGATAGAGCAGTTGCACAAGATTACTTGTGCCAAATGTATAAAGATAAGTCTCCGATGAGTTTACAAGTTGGAATAGGCTGTCAAACCTTACATATAGGAATAGGTTCACCAAAGCGATTAAGTAGATATCCCGAAGATGGAGCGAGATTTTGGAAATATGGCTCTTTAAACTCATGTTCTATTAAGAGAGTATCAACTGATAATTGCTGGAAGCAGGCAGAAACTGGAAAATTACATATATTTACTGAATATGGAAAAGGTATTCTTTAA
- a CDS encoding alpha-L-glutamate ligase-like protein codes for MFGYFKKLRAAGVLGINERVGRYILPLNERKFFPLVDDKVLTEKRAKELNVPMPRNYFVVSENFHLKSLESEIRKLDSFVIKPSCGAMGNGIILITKIEKTDNSVLCYNPSGKKFTLRDISQHISGILSGLYSLSGNSDKAMIQELIFCHDIFDRFSYKGIPDVRVIVHKGVPVMAMTRLPTKESDGKANLHQGAIGCGIDLKTGRVNYGVHKDVPITHHPDTGVDIQELVIPYWDTILEMAANCYKMAHLGYLGADIILDQQRGPMLLEVNARPGLAIQTANKCGLLNVLEK; via the coding sequence ATGTTTGGATATTTTAAAAAACTTCGAGCTGCCGGTGTACTTGGTATAAATGAAAGAGTAGGGCGCTACATTCTTCCTTTAAATGAAAGAAAGTTCTTTCCACTGGTGGACGATAAAGTTCTTACTGAAAAGAGAGCTAAAGAGTTGAATGTTCCAATGCCTAGAAATTACTTTGTAGTTTCAGAGAACTTTCATCTTAAAAGTCTTGAAAGTGAAATTCGCAAGCTAGACTCTTTCGTCATAAAACCATCGTGTGGAGCAATGGGAAATGGAATTATCCTAATCACTAAAATTGAGAAAACGGACAATTCTGTATTATGCTATAACCCAAGTGGAAAAAAGTTTACTTTAAGAGATATTTCCCAACATATCTCAGGGATTCTATCAGGACTTTATTCATTATCTGGTAATTCTGATAAGGCCATGATTCAGGAATTAATTTTCTGTCACGACATCTTTGATAGATTTTCATATAAAGGAATTCCAGATGTACGTGTCATAGTTCATAAAGGTGTTCCCGTGATGGCAATGACTCGATTACCAACTAAAGAAAGTGATGGTAAAGCAAACCTTCATCAAGGGGCCATAGGTTGTGGAATTGATCTTAAAACTGGAAGAGTTAATTACGGTGTTCATAAAGATGTACCTATCACTCATCATCCCGACACAGGTGTAGATATTCAAGAGCTAGTAATTCCTTATTGGGATACAATCTTAGAGATGGCCGCAAACTGTTATAAAATGGCACACCTTGGCTATCTTGGAGCAGATATAATCTTAGATCAACAAAGAGGACCGATGCTTTTAGAAGTGAATGCAAGACCTGGACTTGCTATTCAAACAGCTAACAAGTGTGGACTACTAAATGTTTTAGAAAAATAA
- a CDS encoding DUF6172 family protein, whose product MKKIFKLKIDNKTPERQADSIKYEVKKYIKRERKKDLPEGADYWDFDCKIGLEESNANIIHSQEINPSIDKLLNDQVEAFYLEIIAKPGHRAKKPQAK is encoded by the coding sequence ATGAAAAAGATATTTAAACTAAAAATAGACAACAAAACACCTGAAAGACAGGCCGACTCAATAAAATACGAAGTAAAAAAGTATATTAAAAGAGAGAGAAAGAAAGACCTTCCTGAAGGTGCAGACTACTGGGATTTTGACTGTAAAATCGGCCTTGAAGAATCAAATGCCAATATTATCCATTCTCAAGAGATTAATCCTTCAATTGACAAGCTTTTAAATGATCAAGTCGAAGCTTTCTATTTAGAAATTATTGCTAAGCCCGGTCACAGAGCTAAGAAGCCTCAGGCAAAGTAA
- a CDS encoding DUF1232 domain-containing protein: MLKTVWTLLCGIIGLIYILNPTAGVIELIPDNIPLIGNLDEALAVVLVLGALRHFGIDITKIFKK, translated from the coding sequence ATGTTGAAAACAGTTTGGACTCTTTTGTGTGGGATCATTGGTTTAATTTATATTTTAAATCCTACAGCGGGTGTTATTGAGCTTATTCCTGATAATATTCCACTTATAGGTAATTTAGATGAAGCCTTGGCGGTTGTTCTTGTTCTTGGTGCCTTAAGGCATTTTGGTATCGATATTACAAAAATATTTAAGAAGTAG
- a CDS encoding ASCH domain-containing protein, whose protein sequence is MKSITDIFWNKYLDTIGSPLGDAHVEISIAGNIEIADELLNLFLQGKKTAGSGLVKDFILAEDDLPKVGNYWMILDSKEVPRCIVKTVKVERNLFKDISCEIAKAEGEGDLSVEYWKKVHRSFFTPYLEQWGITNLDEEEVVTEFFELVYKE, encoded by the coding sequence ATGAAATCAATAACGGATATTTTTTGGAATAAGTATTTAGATACTATTGGAAGTCCTCTTGGGGACGCCCATGTAGAGATTTCAATTGCCGGAAATATAGAAATCGCTGATGAGCTACTTAATCTATTCTTGCAGGGAAAGAAAACTGCAGGTAGTGGCTTGGTGAAAGACTTTATTTTGGCCGAAGATGATTTACCTAAAGTAGGTAATTATTGGATGATTCTAGATTCTAAAGAAGTGCCTCGTTGTATCGTTAAAACGGTAAAAGTAGAGAGAAACCTTTTTAAAGATATTTCTTGTGAAATTGCTAAGGCAGAAGGTGAAGGGGATCTCTCTGTAGAGTATTGGAAGAAAGTTCATCGCAGCTTCTTTACTCCTTACCTTGAACAGTGGGGAATAACTAATCTAGATGAAGAAGAGGTCGTTACGGAGTTTTTTGAACTCGTTTATAAGGAATAA
- a CDS encoding RimK/LysX family protein, producing MKIKYIRLLVLLFLCACALPENKKDLNSSERKIAICSIQDRVLPLIGEVEKIDIVGLGSFATRVDTGAKTTSVNAAEIKELVKNGEDYISFKVIANNGKSKTFVKKVEKISKIKSANNSHKRYFVTLDLYVEGKKVKALVNLNDRSRMDYKLLLGRNILRGRYSVDSSTKNLIAKRKKFKDVLDQKESDCNSIFNLKELGSLEKVTLDELVTLKARIDTGASRTSINAYDLKAFKKGKEEYISFKISNSKNKAVSITKKVAAKVPVTSATSLKPEMRYVVPFEVAIGNDKRNINVSLADRRGLKHKILIGRDYINNAYEVNTSKSYIYKSN from the coding sequence ATGAAAATCAAATATATAAGACTTTTAGTCTTACTCTTTCTTTGTGCCTGTGCTCTTCCTGAAAATAAAAAAGATCTTAATTCCAGTGAGCGAAAAATTGCCATTTGTAGTATTCAAGATAGAGTTCTCCCTCTTATTGGTGAAGTCGAAAAAATTGATATTGTCGGCCTAGGGAGTTTTGCAACTCGTGTAGATACAGGAGCGAAAACCACTTCTGTAAATGCTGCCGAGATAAAAGAACTAGTTAAAAATGGTGAAGACTATATTTCATTTAAAGTTATCGCTAATAATGGTAAATCTAAAACTTTTGTAAAAAAAGTTGAAAAGATCAGTAAAATAAAAAGCGCAAATAATTCTCATAAAAGGTATTTTGTTACTCTAGACCTTTATGTAGAAGGTAAGAAAGTAAAAGCACTAGTAAACTTAAATGATAGATCAAGAATGGATTATAAACTTTTACTAGGAAGGAATATTCTTAGAGGAAGATATAGTGTTGATTCGAGTACGAAGAATCTTATTGCCAAGAGAAAGAAATTCAAAGATGTACTTGATCAAAAAGAAAGTGATTGTAATTCCATTTTTAATCTAAAAGAGTTAGGGTCTTTAGAGAAAGTGACTCTTGATGAGTTGGTCACTTTAAAAGCTCGTATTGATACAGGTGCATCTAGAACTTCTATAAATGCCTATGATTTGAAAGCGTTTAAAAAAGGTAAAGAAGAGTATATCTCATTTAAAATCTCAAATTCAAAGAATAAAGCGGTCTCTATCACTAAAAAGGTTGCAGCTAAGGTGCCAGTTACAAGTGCAACTTCACTTAAACCAGAAATGAGATACGTTGTTCCGTTTGAAGTCGCAATAGGAAATGATAAGCGAAATATAAATGTCTCTTTAGCGGATCGAAGAGGACTTAAGCACAAAATTTTAATTGGACGAGATTATATTAACAATGCTTATGAAGTAAATACTTCTAAAAGCTACATCTATAAGAGTAATTAA
- a CDS encoding LysR family transcriptional regulator — protein sequence MTTNLNLLKIFCKVSELGSFTKAAKALNMPKSRVSRAIASLELELGTQLIRRTTRQTSLTSAGEEFFISISPLLIRLDQEIQHISEATNEIKGVIRITAPEDMSQTILSDMISKYIEAYPKVEIQSIITNQYLDLAKENIDLALRVGTLKDSNLIQNKLTDVGLILVASNKYLKKYGCPNSLSELEGHRFLSFRDIHTIANSEFMLDSFKTVITSDSFSMLLRLALDGQGISILPDYYCKSYLESGMLTHILPKWKGKKSPVHIVYSPTKNLPQKVRKFIEIAKEISI from the coding sequence ATGACAACAAACTTAAACCTACTAAAAATATTTTGTAAAGTATCGGAATTAGGAAGCTTTACTAAGGCCGCTAAGGCATTAAATATGCCAAAGTCACGAGTGAGTCGTGCAATAGCTTCCCTCGAGTTAGAGCTAGGTACTCAACTCATCCGTAGAACCACAAGGCAAACAAGTTTAACTAGTGCTGGTGAAGAGTTTTTTATAAGTATATCTCCTTTGCTCATTAGGCTGGACCAAGAAATTCAACATATAAGTGAAGCAACAAATGAGATAAAGGGCGTAATACGAATAACGGCACCAGAGGATATGTCACAGACAATACTCTCAGATATGATTTCAAAGTATATTGAAGCTTATCCTAAGGTAGAAATTCAAAGTATAATAACGAATCAATACCTTGATCTTGCCAAAGAAAATATTGACCTCGCTCTTAGGGTTGGTACTTTAAAGGATTCAAATCTAATTCAAAATAAGCTTACGGATGTTGGTCTTATACTTGTCGCTAGTAATAAATATTTGAAAAAGTATGGTTGTCCGAATAGCTTAAGTGAGCTTGAAGGTCATCGTTTTCTTTCTTTTAGAGATATTCATACTATAGCAAACTCAGAATTCATGCTTGATAGTTTTAAAACAGTAATAACATCCGATAGCTTTTCAATGCTCTTAAGGCTTGCTCTTGACGGGCAAGGAATAAGTATCCTTCCAGATTATTACTGTAAAAGCTACCTAGAAAGTGGAATGCTCACGCATATCTTACCTAAGTGGAAAGGAAAGAAATCTCCTGTCCACATTGTTTACTCACCCACAAAGAATTTACCTCAAAAGGTTAGAAAATTTATAGAAATCGCAAAAGAAATAAGTATATAA
- a CDS encoding 7TM domain-containing protein produces the protein MSRTKIKSIGLVLFLIGIFSVIYKIYVLDMPLTPQANYDKWTIEYSVELTRDRDKVDVLVPKIFTRDYQLVSSDKEVLKEAYSGDLKKGIIFKKKYEISFKKKNKASGKPTSFDTFTEDEEDKESITKIYNILIKANPDNLSFAKNVGHYIHAEMGTSKKDVGSFEKVLLTETASLKEKALLYHFLMLRKGVSSKILLGIDLNSKELRNVNSSVEASVSFVNQVYINDKWISIGFDLEEGIFNPNRFIIVTDNFVKYRSLFEHDSINVSFLVKPGTVSGVNGVSYNKDLKQKSAFYSSFNLYQFPLAMQKFYFYILIIPFGTLVLAVCRNMIGIKTFGIFMPILLGLFLASSSFWMGLFTLFLVVLLGLVERYVLDKFYLLAVPRLSIILTLIVGLFLFMGVMNFNFDLFNPQMFSGVPIVILAVFVETLSVQLLEEGFKKSLPPILGTLFIAVLSYFLYQFLFVKIVLFTHPELLISVIGLLILIGSYHGYRISELIRFKSFIEDK, from the coding sequence ATGAGCAGAACAAAAATAAAGTCTATTGGCCTTGTATTATTTTTAATTGGAATATTCTCAGTAATTTATAAAATTTACGTTTTAGATATGCCACTTACTCCACAAGCGAACTATGATAAGTGGACTATTGAGTATTCAGTGGAGCTTACTAGGGATCGAGATAAAGTTGATGTACTAGTTCCTAAAATTTTTACAAGGGATTATCAGCTTGTATCAAGCGATAAAGAAGTACTGAAAGAAGCCTATAGTGGAGACCTTAAAAAAGGCATCATCTTCAAGAAGAAGTATGAGATATCTTTTAAGAAAAAGAACAAGGCGAGTGGAAAGCCTACGTCATTTGATACTTTCACTGAAGACGAAGAAGATAAAGAATCTATTACAAAAATTTATAATATTTTAATTAAGGCCAATCCAGACAATCTTTCCTTTGCTAAGAACGTTGGACATTATATTCATGCAGAGATGGGGACTTCTAAAAAAGATGTCGGTAGCTTTGAAAAAGTTCTCTTGACTGAAACGGCCAGTTTAAAAGAGAAAGCTTTGCTTTATCACTTTTTAATGCTGAGAAAAGGTGTGAGTTCTAAGATTTTATTAGGAATCGATTTAAACTCTAAGGAACTAAGAAATGTAAATAGCTCTGTTGAGGCGTCGGTCTCTTTTGTGAACCAAGTCTATATCAATGACAAATGGATTAGTATTGGCTTTGATCTAGAAGAAGGAATCTTTAACCCAAATCGTTTTATTATTGTTACTGATAATTTTGTAAAGTATAGATCTCTTTTTGAGCACGACTCTATCAATGTCTCTTTCTTAGTTAAGCCTGGTACAGTTTCTGGCGTGAATGGAGTTTCTTATAATAAAGATCTAAAACAAAAGAGTGCTTTCTACTCTTCTTTTAACCTCTATCAATTTCCGCTCGCTATGCAGAAATTTTATTTTTATATTTTAATTATACCTTTTGGGACATTGGTCTTGGCCGTATGTCGAAATATGATTGGAATAAAAACTTTTGGTATCTTTATGCCTATACTATTAGGACTATTTCTTGCCTCTTCTTCTTTTTGGATGGGACTCTTTACTCTCTTTCTGGTAGTTCTCCTGGGACTTGTTGAGAGATATGTCTTGGATAAATTCTATCTATTAGCAGTTCCTCGTTTGTCCATTATTCTAACTTTAATTGTAGGTCTATTTTTATTCATGGGTGTAATGAACTTTAATTTTGACCTATTTAATCCTCAGATGTTCTCCGGGGTTCCAATAGTCATTCTTGCTGTATTTGTAGAAACTCTAAGTGTACAGCTATTGGAGGAAGGTTTTAAGAAGTCTTTACCGCCAATATTAGGAACACTATTTATTGCAGTTCTAAGTTACTTTTTATACCAATTTCTCTTTGTAAAAATAGTACTTTTCACACATCCTGAATTACTTATTTCTGTGATTGGATTACTTATTCTAATTGGCTCTTATCATGGTTATAGAATCTCTGAGTTGATTAGATTTAAAAGCTTTATTGAGGATAAATAA
- a CDS encoding phosphatase PAP2 family protein, translating to MKIALFILLLSFNSFAIVNNKSTEHVRESKLDISPPQVKYLSLFFATEMATLWLINPDYVRSASDTGDFQYNKDDLSVPEWAYFFGNHGPTLMTIALYSNYLYQNSSESFDKAFVLTESLLISQGITFGAKYAFRKQRPDESNYLSFPSGHTTHAFTLGSWMSLELYRSKSFSKNKVIASLPMIYSIYIGWTRIDANKHSFTDVLGGAVIGTITSYLMYNAHFDEYGNYRYKSKMAITPTIDPINKSYGLNWRMKF from the coding sequence ATGAAAATTGCTCTTTTCATACTCTTGTTAAGCTTTAACAGCTTTGCAATTGTAAATAATAAATCCACCGAGCATGTGAGAGAAAGTAAACTTGATATATCACCACCTCAAGTAAAGTATCTTTCATTATTTTTTGCAACTGAGATGGCCACCCTCTGGCTCATAAACCCTGACTATGTAAGAAGTGCCTCCGACACAGGAGATTTTCAATATAATAAAGATGACTTATCTGTCCCCGAATGGGCATACTTTTTCGGCAATCATGGACCGACACTGATGACCATTGCTCTTTACTCAAACTACTTATATCAAAATAGTTCTGAGTCATTCGATAAAGCATTTGTTTTAACAGAGTCACTACTTATATCTCAGGGAATAACTTTTGGAGCAAAGTACGCTTTTAGAAAACAGAGACCGGATGAGTCAAACTATCTGTCTTTTCCTAGTGGGCACACTACTCATGCTTTTACATTAGGATCATGGATGTCCCTTGAGTTATATAGATCTAAGAGTTTTTCAAAAAACAAAGTAATCGCCTCTCTTCCTATGATTTACTCAATTTATATTGGATGGACACGAATTGATGCTAACAAACATTCTTTTACTGATGTTCTAGGAGGAGCTGTTATTGGAACAATAACAAGCTACTTAATGTATAATGCCCACTTCGATGAGTATGGAAACTACAGATACAAGTCTAAAATGGCAATTACTCCAACTATTGACCCTATTAATAAATCCTATGGTCTAAACTGGAGGATGAAGTTTTGA
- a CDS encoding thioredoxin domain-containing protein, giving the protein MNNKVKAISISAIAIIALFFISTYVFKENKKKALSFMALDNVEIFVRDHSPILGEPDAKVYLVEFLDPECESCKAFYPSVKQLLKLYPGKIKLVVRYVPFHKNSRHAIKVLEASRKQNLFWQSLEEMFNQQSVWASHHDPRPEKVFPILEKIGVDINKLKEDMKSPAIDKVIETDFADSKTLQVRGTPSFFVNGKGLETFGFEQLKKLVEQEINKNY; this is encoded by the coding sequence ATGAATAACAAAGTAAAAGCTATTTCTATCTCTGCCATAGCGATAATTGCACTCTTTTTCATATCTACGTATGTTTTTAAAGAGAATAAGAAAAAAGCATTAAGCTTTATGGCACTAGACAATGTAGAGATTTTTGTCAGAGACCACTCACCAATCTTAGGAGAACCTGATGCTAAGGTCTACCTTGTTGAGTTTCTAGATCCAGAGTGTGAAAGCTGTAAGGCATTTTATCCTTCTGTAAAACAATTGCTTAAACTCTATCCTGGAAAGATTAAACTTGTGGTTAGATATGTTCCATTTCACAAGAACTCAAGGCATGCAATTAAGGTTCTAGAAGCAAGTAGAAAGCAAAACCTATTTTGGCAATCACTAGAAGAGATGTTTAACCAACAATCAGTATGGGCATCTCATCATGACCCAAGACCAGAAAAAGTGTTTCCAATTCTTGAAAAAATTGGTGTCGACATTAATAAGTTAAAAGAAGATATGAAGTCACCTGCTATTGATAAGGTTATTGAAACAGACTTTGCCGACTCTAAAACATTACAAGTAAGAGGAACTCCATCGTTCTTTGTAAATGGGAAAGGGTTAGAGACTTTTGGCTTTGAGCAATTAAAGAAGCTAGTTGAACAAGAGATTAATAAGAACTATTAA
- a CDS encoding metal-dependent hydrolase gives MKILISLMLFVSTAMATEVTWLGQAAFLIKTNEGKRILIDPFIFSNPKTPASFKDEKLYKNIDLILLTHGHGDHVGDFKKIMELSPNSKISMNADMGNVMLANGLITKDRYFPLNKSGEILPFEDKTKVIMVRAEHSSSLKIEGKVHYGGEPVGYVIQFSNGKSLYHAGDTGVFGDMKMIGSYYRPDLALLPIGGNYTMGPKEAAFAIDNFIKPKVVVPMHYGTFPILKGTPSQLKGYLKNKKVLNVIDPGQKVTL, from the coding sequence ATGAAAATTCTTATTTCTTTGATGCTATTTGTTAGTACTGCAATGGCAACAGAGGTTACTTGGTTAGGTCAAGCAGCATTTCTTATTAAAACAAATGAGGGAAAGCGGATACTAATTGATCCTTTTATTTTTTCTAATCCAAAAACCCCTGCGTCTTTCAAAGACGAAAAGTTATACAAGAATATTGATCTCATCCTTCTGACTCATGGGCATGGAGATCATGTAGGTGACTTTAAGAAGATAATGGAGCTGTCGCCGAACTCTAAGATTTCAATGAATGCAGACATGGGAAATGTAATGCTAGCAAATGGCCTAATCACTAAAGATAGGTATTTCCCTCTCAATAAGTCTGGGGAGATTTTACCATTTGAAGATAAGACAAAAGTTATCATGGTTAGGGCGGAACATAGCTCATCTTTAAAGATTGAAGGAAAGGTTCACTATGGAGGAGAACCTGTAGGATATGTCATTCAATTTTCTAATGGAAAATCTTTATACCATGCTGGAGATACTGGAGTTTTTGGTGATATGAAAATGATTGGTTCTTACTATAGACCTGATCTAGCGTTGCTGCCAATTGGCGGTAATTATACAATGGGGCCTAAAGAGGCCGCTTTCGCTATTGATAACTTTATAAAGCCTAAAGTTGTAGTTCCTATGCACTATGGAACATTTCCAATTTTAAAGGGAACGCCTTCACAGTTAAAAGGTTATCTAAAGAATAAGAAAGTACTTAATGTGATCGACCCTGGTCAGAAAGTTACTCTTTAG
- a CDS encoding disulfide oxidoreductase → MKDKNWKLLYPCWILSFIATLGSLFFSEVMEFPPCILCWYQRIAMYPLVIIFLIGAVTDDLSARIYALPLAAIGWLISMYHNLIYYGVIPESISPCREGISCSAVFIDWFGFMSIPLLSSIAFSLILILLVNYKRIINHE, encoded by the coding sequence ATGAAAGATAAGAACTGGAAACTACTCTATCCTTGCTGGATACTGAGCTTTATAGCAACGCTTGGTAGTTTATTTTTTAGTGAAGTTATGGAGTTTCCTCCATGTATACTTTGTTGGTACCAAAGAATTGCGATGTATCCTCTAGTGATCATCTTTCTGATTGGCGCAGTTACTGACGACTTATCCGCTAGAATATACGCTCTCCCTCTGGCCGCTATCGGTTGGCTAATTTCCATGTATCACAACTTAATCTACTACGGAGTTATCCCTGAAAGTATTTCTCCTTGTAGAGAGGGAATAAGTTGTTCAGCTGTATTTATAGATTGGTTCGGCTTCATGAGTATACCGTTACTTTCATCAATTGCATTTAGTTTGATTTTAATATTATTAGTGAATTATAAAAGGATTATTAATCATGAATAA
- a CDS encoding YceI family protein has product MRVIILWTTLLMGLSIQANSVDLSKSDFTWKGTKITGEHFGKISLKEAKIERNKDGSIQSADFVMDMNSIKITDLSGEWADKFISHIKSSDFFNVEKFPEASLKILSVKGDTATANMTIKGKTNTVKFKFLEKGKNIKGVLNFDRTKFDMIYGSGNFFKNLGDKTIHDEVSVQFNVVTR; this is encoded by the coding sequence ATGAGAGTAATTATTTTATGGACTACATTATTAATGGGATTATCCATCCAGGCCAACTCAGTTGATTTGAGTAAAAGTGACTTTACTTGGAAAGGCACAAAAATAACAGGTGAGCACTTCGGGAAGATCTCCCTAAAAGAAGCAAAGATTGAGCGTAATAAAGATGGATCAATTCAGAGTGCTGACTTTGTGATGGATATGAACTCAATTAAAATAACAGACTTAAGTGGAGAATGGGCCGATAAGTTTATCTCGCATATTAAGAGTTCCGATTTTTTTAATGTTGAGAAGTTTCCAGAAGCTTCATTGAAGATCCTATCTGTAAAAGGAGATACTGCGACTGCTAATATGACAATAAAAGGAAAGACAAATACTGTTAAATTTAAATTTCTAGAGAAAGGTAAGAATATTAAAGGTGTTTTAAATTTTGATAGAACAAAATTTGATATGATTTATGGGTCTGGAAATTTTTTCAAAAATCTTGGTGATAAAACAATACATGACGAAGTAAGTGTTCAGTTTAATGTAGTGACAAGGTAG
- a CDS encoding pirin family protein, producing the protein MNPLLKKVRVKLSEKQKHWVGNGFYVNGVLRPTKELYPLTSPFLLMDYAAPKLFASSSERRGVGEHPHRGFETVTFALQGEIEHRDSAGGGGIIAPGGVQWMTAGKGIIHDEYHSPSFSKAGGVFEMIQLWVNLPKAYKLSPAKYQGVTSEEFSVYELSKGSSLKIIAGDYHDRQGKFKTFSAIDIFQAKISKGESHNIEVKESMNTLAFIISGEGFIAEELVKEGEFVILESKGSLLEINSKSDMNILILSGQPIKEPFVAHGPFVMSTKDEIYEAILDYQSGSMGKILDGKNES; encoded by the coding sequence ATGAATCCATTGCTCAAAAAAGTTAGAGTTAAGCTAAGTGAAAAACAAAAACATTGGGTGGGGAATGGATTCTATGTAAACGGAGTCCTACGACCTACAAAAGAGTTGTATCCACTAACGAGTCCTTTTTTATTGATGGACTATGCTGCTCCAAAGCTCTTTGCCAGCTCCAGTGAGCGACGTGGTGTGGGAGAACATCCTCATAGAGGTTTTGAAACAGTTACATTTGCTTTACAGGGAGAGATTGAGCATAGAGACTCTGCAGGGGGCGGAGGTATTATAGCCCCTGGGGGTGTTCAGTGGATGACAGCTGGGAAAGGTATTATCCACGATGAATACCATTCTCCCTCTTTTTCTAAGGCCGGTGGTGTATTTGAAATGATTCAGTTATGGGTTAATCTACCGAAGGCCTACAAGCTAAGTCCTGCTAAATATCAAGGGGTGACTAGTGAAGAATTTTCTGTTTACGAGCTAAGTAAGGGCAGTTCATTGAAAATAATTGCTGGGGATTATCATGATAGACAGGGGAAATTTAAAACTTTTTCAGCTATTGATATATTTCAAGCAAAAATTTCAAAAGGAGAGTCTCATAATATTGAGGTAAAAGAGTCTATGAATACCTTAGCTTTTATTATTTCTGGCGAAGGATTTATCGCAGAAGAGCTTGTAAAGGAGGGAGAGTTCGTTATTTTAGAAAGCAAAGGCAGTCTTCTCGAAATTAATTCAAAAAGTGATATGAATATTCTTATATTAAGTGGACAGCCTATTAAGGAGCCCTTTGTCGCCCATGGTCCATTTGTAATGAGTACTAAAGATGAAATTTATGAAGCGATTTTAGATTATCAGTCTGGAAGTATGGGGAAAATTTTAGATGGTAAAAATGAATCCTAA